In Monodelphis domestica isolate mMonDom1 chromosome 4, mMonDom1.pri, whole genome shotgun sequence, one DNA window encodes the following:
- the LOC130458980 gene encoding sterile alpha motif domain-containing protein 1-like has product MPVYNVEQAYCLINSICKISWHDFVKRITGSFSDYIARKADHQRGRATPSFAPERSDSAPLPQGPRQARATPPRGLGQHGALPFARGSRARSPPPCPAAPAIAPSGGGTRGCPDYDVQAPSAAGPGWTWSRGGPTPASAPKGRSHNGEAGTRARQLHGLGSGGLRRTPERSAPTDLSTEEDEDPRRAGGREQAKDPREKERGSCRAPGPGTRAAAHTKRGGGSACSQVSPAARAEPAPCSAPPPLSSRWREPPDGIFLCSFSKAPRKLVLLFHYL; this is encoded by the exons ATGCCTGTCTACAATGTGGAGCAAGCCTATTGTCTTATAAATAGTATCTGCAAAATTTCATGGCATGATTTTGTAAAG AGAATCACTGGTTCTTTTTCCGATTATATCGCTCGCAAGGCAGACCACCAAAGGGGACGTGCGA CCCCGAGCTTCGCCCCAGAGAGGAGCGACAGCGCGCCCCTCCCCCAGGGCCCACGACAAGCCCGTGCAACACCCCCAAGGGGGCTGGGACAGCATGGGGCCCTCCCCTTCGCGAGAGGGAGTAGGGCTCGGAGCCCTCCCCCGTGCCCAGCTGCCCCGGCAATAGCGCCCAGTGGTGGCGGAACGCGGGGATGCCCGGACTACGACGTCCAAGCGCCGAGCGCCGCTGGGCCGGGCTGGACGTGGAGCCGCGGGGGGCCGACTCCGGCCTCCGCCCCGAAAGGCCGCTCACACAATGGGGAGGCGGGAACGCGAGCGAGGCAGCTCCATGGTCTTGGTAGTG gCGGGCTGCGCAGGACACCGGAGCGGTCTGCACCTACTGACCTGTCAACCGAGGAGGATGAAGATCCCAGGCGGGCAGGCGGGCGGGAGCAAGCAAAGGAtccgagagagaaagagagaggcagctGTAGAGCTCCTGGCCCCGGGACTCGAGCTGCTGCTCATACAAAGCGAGGAGGCGGCAGCGCCTGCAGCCAGGTGTCCCCCGCGGCCCGGGCCGAGCCCGCGCCctgctctgcccccccccccctttcgtCCCGCTGGAGGGAACCCCCCGACGGTATTTTTTTGTGCAGTTTCAGCAAAGCTCCGAGGAAGTTGGTCCTTTTGTTCCACTATTTATAG